One Cucurbita pepo subsp. pepo cultivar mu-cu-16 chromosome LG09, ASM280686v2, whole genome shotgun sequence DNA window includes the following coding sequences:
- the LOC111802671 gene encoding dof zinc finger protein DOF1.6-like, translating into MALISSSATQYPQMKNHQSNLDHNNEHHQKGLNLMGSSSRSTMVKQQQPPQEPLRCPRCDSSNTKFCYYNNYSLSQPRYFCKACKRYWTRGGTLRNVPVGGGCRKNKRLKRSTTTATTHSSSSPAPDSTSSSSTSCANNIFYGSDLNVPFSGYDHLQPQLNALGLGFSSTNMDHRDLHVNGFNSSSVFSSYLLGNPSWSSKFMNGVGSSGLSGSSVFDNLDSPPFDQYHVMGSNGGDQLKDEMKRLDWNQQNQRDEIIAQSNDPNCLYANWSSQIWHDPTNLGSSITSSLI; encoded by the exons ATGGCCCTCATCTCTTCATCAGCTACCCAATACCCACAA ATGAAGAATCATCAATCCAATTTAGATCATAATAATGAACATCATCAAAAGGGTTTGAATCTTATGGGATCTTCTTCTAGATCAACAATGGttaaacaacaacaaccaccACAAGAGCCTCTTAGATGCCCTCGTTGTGATTCTTCCAATaccaaattttgttattacAACAATTACAGCTTGTCTCAGCCTCGTTACTTTTGTAAGGCGTGCAAGCGCTACTGGACACGTGGTGGTACTTTGAGAAACGTCCCCGTCGGCGGCGGCTGCAGGAAAAACAAGCGTCTCAAACGATCTaccaccaccgccaccactCATTCTTCATCGTCCCCGGCACCGGATTCCACTTCTTCGTCTTCGACTTCTTGTgctaataatatcttttatggCTCGGATCTGAACGTTCCATTTTCCGGGTATGATCATCTTCAACCTCAGTTAAATGCTcttggattagggttttcttctaCTAATATGGATCATAGGGATCTTCATGTTAATGGGTTCAATTCAAGTTCGGTTTTTTCGAGTTATTTACTTGGTAACCCATCTTGGAGTTCTAAGTTCATGAATGGAGTTGGTTCGAGTGGTTTGAGTGGTTCGAGTGTTTTTGATAACCTAGATTCTCCACCGTTTGATCAGTATCATGTGATGGGATCCAACGGTGGAGATCAACTCAAAGATGAGATGAAGAGATTGGATTGGAATCAGCAAAATCAGAGAGATGAAATTATTGCTCAATCAAATGATCCAAATTGTCTTTATGCCAATTGGAGCTCTCAAATTTGGCATGATCCAACAAATCTTGGTTCATCAATTACTTCTTCTCTCAtttag